The following coding sequences are from one bacterium window:
- a CDS encoding 3-deoxy-D-manno-octulosonic acid transferase, translating into MIWLIYNLLFPVLFLAMLPYFLLRMCRRGGYAKGFMQRLAVYDAGLKARLSEHQRVWVHAVSVGETYVALRFMEEWRQVQPDIAFVMTVNTSTAHTLATKALNKADVLVYFPVDFPWVIRRVLNLLKPRMLVLTECEFWPNLIRMSQARRIPVMLINGRLSDRSFKGYHRYRWLFTPLLRMVDRLCVQGPQDQERYLALGAAPDRVQATGSAKYDVALKEPGKLETASAILASARMAAGDLILLGGSTWPGEEEVLLDYYVQAKSRYPGLKLVLVPRHAERRDEVVALIEKKGLQFVQRSKGGAAVTGEPPGVLLVDTTGELKHLYTVATVIFIGKSLTQHGGQNIIEPAVCGRPVVVGPNMENFADIVREFKAAEALIQVGTEAELKEKFDQLLADEGMRTTYGTRAAALVSKNRGSIKATVAAAQGLRR; encoded by the coding sequence ATGATTTGGTTGATATACAATTTATTATTTCCGGTGTTGTTTCTGGCGATGTTGCCGTATTTCCTGCTACGCATGTGCCGGCGGGGCGGCTATGCCAAGGGCTTTATGCAGCGGTTGGCGGTCTACGATGCCGGCCTGAAGGCCCGCCTCAGTGAACACCAGCGGGTGTGGGTACATGCGGTCAGTGTGGGGGAGACTTATGTGGCACTCCGATTCATGGAGGAATGGCGGCAGGTCCAGCCTGATATCGCCTTTGTGATGACCGTCAACACCTCCACGGCGCACACCCTGGCGACCAAGGCCTTGAACAAGGCAGATGTGCTGGTGTATTTCCCCGTTGATTTCCCCTGGGTCATCCGGCGCGTACTGAACCTGCTGAAGCCCCGGATGCTGGTGCTGACGGAATGTGAGTTCTGGCCGAATCTGATCCGGATGAGCCAGGCGCGCAGGATTCCCGTGATGCTGATCAACGGGCGCCTGTCCGACCGGTCTTTCAAAGGATACCACCGCTATCGCTGGCTGTTTACACCTCTGCTGAGAATGGTGGATCGCCTCTGCGTGCAGGGCCCGCAGGATCAGGAGCGGTATCTGGCGTTGGGCGCGGCTCCGGACCGGGTTCAGGCGACGGGCAGTGCCAAGTATGATGTCGCCCTCAAGGAGCCGGGCAAGTTGGAGACGGCTTCAGCCATTCTGGCTTCCGCACGGATGGCGGCGGGCGATTTGATCTTGTTGGGCGGCTCCACCTGGCCGGGGGAGGAGGAGGTCCTGCTGGATTATTATGTTCAAGCGAAATCCCGATATCCCGGTTTGAAACTGGTATTGGTGCCCCGCCACGCCGAGCGTCGGGACGAGGTGGTGGCCCTGATTGAGAAGAAGGGCCTTCAATTTGTCCAACGCAGCAAGGGTGGGGCAGCCGTCACCGGTGAGCCGCCAGGAGTACTGCTGGTGGATACTACTGGTGAGTTGAAACACCTTTATACGGTGGCCACCGTGATCTTTATCGGGAAGAGCCTGACGCAACATGGCGGCCAGAACATTATTGAGCCGGCCGTCTGTGGAAGACCGGTGGTGGTGGGCCCGAATATGGAGAACTTCGCCGATATCGTCCGGGAGTTCAAGGCGGCAGAGGCCTTGATCCAGGTGGGGACAGAGGCGGAGCTGAAGGAGAAATTCGATCAGCTTCTTGCTGATGAGGGGATGCGCACGACCTATGGCACTCGCGCCGCCGCATTGGTCTCGAAGAACCGTGGCAGCATCAAGGCGACCGTGGCCGCGGCGCAGGGACTGCGCCGGTGA
- a CDS encoding tyrosine recombinase: MTPQDYYLTRKPAHVPSASAVSAPGGAGLGGAMMTDDPCVSQYAAHLEHERNASRHTIANYLMDIAQFVRFTWTGDALPPYAWQSVDRFKARAFLVDFQKRGSEATTTSRKLSSLRAFYKFMEREGMVTLNPFAGLKAPKRAKKLPNFLSRDEVNRLLDMPMKLWADAKKPKQDRERRLVEYCALRDQAILEVLYSTGGRITEIVGLLEPQVDSLSGVVQVRGKGKKERLCALGRPAAKALRVSLTLRNELWPEMERRRPNDRPLFLNVHGGKLTSRSVERSLKKYLLGANLNPDISPHSLRHSFATHMLDAGADLRSVQELLGHASLSTTQIYTHVTVEKLKKVYDDAHPRA, encoded by the coding sequence ATGACGCCACAAGATTACTACCTGACTCGCAAGCCTGCCCACGTTCCCTCCGCTTCCGCGGTGTCCGCGCCGGGTGGGGCGGGGCTGGGGGGCGCCATGATGACGGACGACCCCTGCGTGTCGCAGTATGCCGCGCACTTGGAACATGAACGGAATGCCTCCCGCCATACCATTGCCAACTACCTCATGGATATCGCCCAGTTTGTCCGGTTCACCTGGACGGGGGACGCCTTGCCCCCCTACGCGTGGCAAAGCGTGGACCGGTTTAAAGCGCGTGCGTTCCTGGTTGATTTTCAGAAACGGGGAAGTGAGGCCACCACGACGTCCCGGAAATTGTCCAGCTTGCGGGCGTTTTACAAGTTTATGGAACGGGAAGGCATGGTGACGTTGAATCCCTTTGCCGGTTTGAAGGCACCCAAGCGCGCGAAGAAGCTTCCGAATTTCCTGTCGCGTGATGAAGTCAACCGGCTTCTGGACATGCCGATGAAATTATGGGCGGATGCCAAAAAACCGAAACAGGACCGGGAACGCCGACTGGTGGAATACTGCGCCTTGCGGGATCAGGCGATCCTGGAGGTGCTCTACAGCACCGGGGGCCGTATTACCGAGATTGTCGGACTGCTGGAGCCGCAGGTGGACTCGCTGAGTGGAGTGGTGCAGGTGCGGGGCAAAGGCAAGAAGGAGCGCCTGTGCGCATTGGGGCGCCCGGCGGCCAAGGCGTTGCGCGTCTCGTTAACGCTGCGTAATGAGCTCTGGCCGGAGATGGAGCGACGCCGTCCCAATGACCGGCCGCTCTTTCTGAATGTGCATGGCGGTAAGCTGACGAGCCGGTCGGTGGAGCGGTCCTTGAAGAAATATCTGCTCGGGGCGAATTTGAATCCGGACATTTCGCCGCACTCGTTGCGTCATTCCTTTGCCACGCATATGCTCGATGCCGGGGCGGACTTGCGCAGCGTGCAGGAACTGCTCGGCCATGCCAGTTTATCCACCACCCAGATCTACACGCATGTTACGGTGGAAAAATTAAAGAAAGTATACGATGATGCCCATCCGCGAGCCTGA
- a CDS encoding NCS2 family permease — protein MKSREPWFVKGDLDGFFGLFIDNLLQLMLIGVLCRFVCGFPAEFITTVILPGAAVSILIGNLFYGWQARVVALRTGRKDTTALPFGINTPSLVAYVFLIMGPVYRETGSWHLAWQAGLFATLISGVMEVAGAFVGDWMRKHTPRAALLSALAGIAITFIAMGFILQIFASPMIAILPMMLILISYASRVKWPLSLPGGFLAVIIGVSLAWILRSLGWVTFTTPQDAYTFGFHMPKFLFGDAIALMVSPLGWKYMAIILPMGLFNVIGSLQNLESAEAAGDRYETKPSLLTNGIGTLVAGFFGSPFPTTIYIGHPGWKAMGARGGYSILNGVVITLLCLFGGLTLVLKVIPIECTLGILLWIAIIITAQAFQEIPKPHALAVALGLIPSFAAWVLLEIETTLRVSGSSLFAVWDKFGPDLYIKGVVALSQGFIMTSMVLAAAVVFMIDRNFLKAAYWMFAGAVLSAVGLIHAYTVTPAGIENKFGWLAAPDFAAMYALTGLVLVGLHFWHLPEADAH, from the coding sequence TTGAAATCACGGGAACCCTGGTTTGTGAAGGGCGATTTGGACGGGTTTTTCGGTCTGTTCATCGATAATCTGCTGCAACTGATGCTGATTGGCGTGTTGTGCCGGTTTGTATGCGGGTTTCCCGCTGAATTCATCACCACGGTCATTCTGCCCGGTGCGGCGGTTTCCATTCTGATCGGTAACCTATTCTATGGCTGGCAGGCCCGGGTGGTGGCGTTGCGGACGGGTCGCAAGGATACCACCGCGCTTCCCTTCGGGATCAACACGCCGAGTCTGGTGGCCTATGTGTTTTTGATCATGGGGCCGGTATATCGTGAGACTGGGAGCTGGCACCTCGCCTGGCAGGCGGGGTTGTTCGCCACGCTCATCTCGGGGGTGATGGAAGTGGCCGGTGCCTTTGTGGGGGACTGGATGCGCAAACATACGCCCCGTGCCGCCCTGCTTTCGGCCCTGGCCGGGATCGCGATCACCTTTATCGCCATGGGCTTCATTCTCCAGATCTTTGCGTCGCCGATGATCGCGATTCTGCCCATGATGCTGATCCTCATCTCCTATGCCTCACGCGTGAAATGGCCGTTGTCCCTGCCGGGCGGTTTCCTCGCCGTGATTATCGGCGTCTCCCTCGCCTGGATTCTGCGCTCCCTCGGATGGGTCACCTTCACCACCCCGCAGGACGCGTATACTTTCGGATTCCATATGCCGAAGTTCCTGTTCGGGGATGCGATCGCGTTGATGGTCTCCCCGCTTGGCTGGAAGTACATGGCCATCATTCTGCCGATGGGCCTGTTCAATGTCATCGGCTCGCTCCAGAACCTGGAGAGCGCGGAGGCGGCGGGCGACCGCTATGAGACCAAGCCCTCCCTGTTGACCAACGGGATCGGGACCCTCGTCGCCGGCTTTTTCGGCAGTCCCTTTCCGACGACGATCTATATCGGCCATCCGGGCTGGAAGGCCATGGGCGCGAGGGGCGGCTATTCGATTCTGAACGGGGTGGTGATCACGCTGCTCTGCCTGTTCGGCGGATTGACCCTGGTCCTGAAGGTCATTCCCATTGAGTGCACGCTGGGGATTCTTCTTTGGATCGCCATCATCATTACCGCCCAGGCCTTCCAGGAAATTCCCAAGCCCCATGCCCTGGCCGTGGCACTGGGCCTGATTCCCTCGTTTGCCGCCTGGGTGCTGCTCGAGATCGAAACAACCCTGCGCGTTTCAGGGTCGTCGTTATTCGCTGTGTGGGACAAGTTCGGTCCGGATCTTTACATTAAAGGCGTGGTCGCGCTCAGTCAGGGCTTCATCATGACCTCCATGGTACTGGCCGCGGCCGTGGTCTTCATGATCGACCGGAATTTCCTGAAGGCCGCCTACTGGATGTTTGCGGGGGCGGTGTTATCCGCGGTGGGCCTGATCCACGCCTATACGGTGACCCCTGCCGGCATTGAGAATAAATTCGGCTGGCTGGCCGCTCCGGATTTCGCCGCCATGTATGCCTTGACCGGTCTGGTGCTTGTTGGCCTGCACTTCTGGCATCTGCCGGAAGCGGACGCCCATTGA
- a CDS encoding nucleotidyl transferase AbiEii/AbiGii toxin family protein, with amino-acid sequence MKEQALALARGINDPGQRLNKLREYLQALVLRSLHESEAFRSLAFVGGTALRFLHNLPRFSEDLDFSVVSPDGYAGAEWMAKVKRDLVLAGFNAQVTWNDRKVVHAAWIRLEGLLYEAQLTGMPDEKLAIKLEIDTRPPPGAQCERQVVFKYVTFLVQYHDLPSLLAGKLHAVLTRKYAKGRDWYDLLWYLSQRPPVVPNGLQLQNALDQTQGVGISDAQAWRSLVRARLESLDMEIVMDDVRPFLERSQDASFLTRDNLLSAI; translated from the coding sequence ATGAAGGAGCAAGCGCTGGCATTGGCGCGCGGGATCAATGATCCCGGGCAGCGGTTGAACAAACTTCGGGAATATCTTCAGGCGCTGGTTCTGAGATCCCTACATGAATCGGAAGCGTTCCGCTCACTGGCCTTTGTGGGGGGCACGGCGTTGCGGTTCCTGCATAACCTTCCGCGTTTCTCCGAAGATCTTGATTTTTCGGTTGTTTCCCCTGATGGGTATGCGGGTGCGGAGTGGATGGCCAAAGTTAAACGGGATCTCGTGCTGGCCGGCTTCAATGCACAGGTCACCTGGAATGACCGGAAAGTGGTTCACGCGGCCTGGATCCGGCTGGAAGGCCTTTTGTATGAGGCGCAATTAACGGGGATGCCAGATGAGAAATTGGCGATCAAGCTGGAGATCGACACCCGTCCCCCGCCTGGAGCCCAGTGTGAGCGTCAGGTGGTTTTCAAGTACGTGACCTTCCTGGTTCAGTACCATGACCTGCCGTCATTGTTGGCGGGAAAACTGCATGCGGTGCTCACGCGTAAGTATGCCAAAGGGCGGGATTGGTATGATTTGCTTTGGTATCTCTCACAGCGCCCGCCGGTGGTCCCGAACGGTCTACAGTTACAGAATGCACTCGATCAGACGCAGGGCGTTGGGATTAGCGACGCCCAAGCATGGAGATCCCTTGTTCGCGCTCGTCTGGAGTCGCTGGATATGGAGATCGTGATGGATGATGTCCGCCCCTTTCTGGAGCGGTCGCAGGATGCCTCGTTTCTCACCCGCGATAATCTATTGAGCGCGATATAA